One window of Cucurbita pepo subsp. pepo cultivar mu-cu-16 chromosome LG19, ASM280686v2, whole genome shotgun sequence genomic DNA carries:
- the LOC111781868 gene encoding glucan endo-1,3-beta-glucosidase 8-like yields MGGATIFPTTWAAVITVAAMAAGVAEGGIGVNWGTLASHPLKPSIVVNLLKDNGIKKVKLFDSDPWTVSSLAGSKIETIIGIPNDRLKKFAESYNEAKNWVKENVTVHMYDGGVDIRYVSVGNEAFLTAYNGSFVNVTFPAMQNVQKALDEAGHSKKIKVTTALNADVYEAKSNLPSDGQFRPDIYSIMKEIVRFLDRHDAPFMVNIYPFLSLYQNPNFPIDYAFFGGSGQANNDNGKSYTNVFDANYDTLIWSLKKVGFPNLKIVIGEVGWPTDANVFANVTLAKRFYDGLFEKLASGEGTPMRPKESFEVYLFGLLDENAKSVLPGFFERHWGIFQFDGKPKFPMDLSGKGNDKMLVAAKGVQYMERKWCVLRQTLKNLEPTAKEVDYACGYSDCTALTAGGSCSQLDRRGRISYAFNIYFQIQDQNVEACVFDGTAEIVTKNATVGNCLFPIQIVSAGERLKAAAAAAAAMVGLVLSLFVLGL; encoded by the exons ATGGGCGGAGCAACGATCTTCCCCACCACGTGGGCCGCCGTGATTACCGTGGCGGCGATGGCGGCTGGCGTTGCAGAGGGAGGAATCGGCGTGAACTGGGGAACATTGGCATCGCACCCTCTGAAACCGAGCATTGTGGTGAACCTGCTGAAGGATAACGGAATTAAAAAAGTGAAGCTCTTCGATTCCGACCCTTGGACTGTATCATCGCTGGCTGGttctaaaattgaaaccattaTTGGCATTCCTAATGATCGCCTTAAGAAATTTGCTGAAAGCTACAACGAAGCTAAGAATTGGGTTAAAGAGAATGTTACCGTTCATATGTACGATGGCGGCGTCGATATCAG GTATGTGTCGGTGGGAAATGAAGCTTTCTTGACGGCTTACAATGGATCCTTTGTGAACGTCACGTTTCCGGCGATGCAAAACGTACAGAAAGCTCTCGACGAAGCCGGCCATAGCAAAAAAATCAAGGTCACCACTGCCCTCAACGCCGACGTCTACGAAGCCAAGTCCAATCTACCGTCCGACGGCCAATTCCGGCCAGACATTTACAGTATCATGAAGGAGATAGTCCGCTTCCTCGACCGTCACGATGCCCCTTTCATGGTCAACATTTACCCTTTCCTCAGTCTTtaccaaaaccctaatttcccCATCGATTACGCCTTCTTCGGCGGCAGCGGACAGGCCAACAATGACAATGGCAAATCCTACACTAACGTCTTCGATGCCAATTACGACACGCTGATTTGGTCCTTGAAGAAAGTCGGCTTCCCCAACCTGAAAATCGTCATCGGAGAAGTCGGTTGGCCGACGGACGCCAACGTATTCGCGAATGTAACTCTGGCGAAACGATTCTACGACGGCTTGTTCGAGAAATTGGCCTCTGGCGAAGGAACTCCAATGAGGCCGAAGGAGAGCTTCGAGGTGTACTTGTTCGGGCTTTTGGACGAGAACGCAAAAAGCGTTTTGCCAGGTTTTTTCGAGCGCCATTGGGGGATTTTTCAATTCGATGGAAAACCTAAATTTCCAATGGATTTATCGGGGAAAGGAAACGACAAAATGCTGGTGGCGGCGAAGGGAGTGCAGTATATGGAGCGAAAATGGTGCGTTTTGAGGCAGACTTTGAAGAATTTGGAGCCAACTGCGAAGGAAGTGGATTACGCTTGCGGTTATTCCGACTGTACGGCCTTGACAGCCGGAGGATCGTGCAGTCAATTGGACCGGCGAGGCAGAATTTCGTATGCGtttaacatatattttcaGATCCAGGATCAGAACGTGGAGGCCTGTGTTTTCGATGGAACCGCCGAGATTGTGACCAAAAATGCGACGGTTGGGAACTGCTTGTTTCCGATCCAGATTGTGAGCGCCGGAGAGAGGTTgaaggcggcggcggcggcggcggcggccaTGGTTGGGCTTGTGTTGAGCTTGTTTGTGTTAGGGCTGTGA
- the LOC111781093 gene encoding protein SLOW GREEN 1, chloroplastic isoform X2: protein MGSTSAFSVCSKIELPGPKFSGYNVRPSPKFRFTMFRKNYNPTSKSLIHSISKHFNSHIHDALFSKLSECDKRCFPALQRNSSNYFVEKLVGFLVWLFIFMGCFNVRHVVALPAQTSGKSPAMDEDSEEEMRERILEHDSRNIDTLKAVLYGKMSSGKTEEAIKYVLRLIDLEPDEVEWRLLLALCYEKMGELEMAKGLFMEILEKNPLLVRALHGLALVMHKNNEGQSVFEILNKALDIARDHKKVTEQRSIGILIAQMHVVKGELEEGLKKFQELVEENPRDFRPYLCQGIIYSLLDKKEEAAEQFETYRALVPDEFPQREFMDDVMLSATTATREQFQKEFDAEFSSKK, encoded by the exons ATGggttcaacttcagctttctcAGTCTGCTCCAAAATTGAACTTCCCGGACCCAAATTCTCAGGCTACAATGTCCGGCCATCGCCTAAATTTCGATTCACCATGTTTCGGAAGAATTACAACCCAACTTCCAAAAGCTTGATTCATTCAATTTCGAAACATTTCAATTCCCATATTCACGATGCTCTCTTCTCAAAGCTCTCCGAGTGCGACAAACGTTGTTTTCCTGCACTCCAGAGGAATTCATCCAACTATTTCGTTGAAAAACTTGTGGGTTTTCTTGTTTGGTTATTTATCTTCATGGGTTGTTTCAATGTAAGACATGTCGTTGCATTACCTGCTCAGACAAGCGGCAAAAGCCCAGCAATGGATGAAGATAGTGAAGAGGAGATGAGAGAGAGGATCTTGGAGCATGATTCAAGGAATATTGATACTCTGAAAGCTGTTTTGTATGGGAAAATGAGTAGCGGAAAGACAGAGGAGGCTATTAAGTATGTTCTGAGGCTGATTGATCTTGAGCCGGATGAGGTTGAATGGAGGCTTTTGTTGGCTCTTTGTTATGAGAAAATGGGAGAGCTGGAAATGGCTAAAGGATTGTTCATGgaaattttggagaagaaCCCTCTCTTGGTTAGAGCTCTGCAT GGTCTGGCATTAGTGATGCATAAGAACAACGAAGGTCAATCTGTGTTTGAGATACTCAATAAGGCTCTTGATATTGCTCGTGATCACAAAAAGGTTACTGAGCAGAGAAGCATTGGGATACTAATTGCTCAAATGCATGTTGTGAAG GGAGAACTGGAGGAGGGCTTGAAGAAGTTTCAAGAACTTGTTGAGGAGAACCCTCGGGATTTTCGACCCTATCTTTGCCAG GGAATTATATACAGTCTACTGGACAAAAAAGAGGAAGCTGCAGAGCAGTTCGAGACGTATCGGGCTCTTGTGCCTGATGAGTTTCCTCAAAGGGAATTTATGGACGATGTCATGTTGTCAGCTACAACTGCAACACGGGAACAGTTCCAGAAGGAATTTGATGCTGAATTTTCATCCAAGAAGTGa
- the LOC111781093 gene encoding protein SLOW GREEN 1, chloroplastic isoform X1: MGSTSAFSVCSKIELPGPKFSGYNVRPSPKFRFTMFRKNYNPTSKSLIHSISKHFNSHIHDALFSKLSECDKRCFPALQRNSSNYFVEKLVGFLVWLFIFMGCFNVRHVVALPAQTSGKSPAMDEDSEEEMRERILEHDSRNIDTLKAVLYGKMSSGKTEEAIKYVLRLIDLEPDEVEWRLLLALCYEKMGELEMAKGLFMEILEKNPLLVRALHGLALVMHKNNEGQSVFEILNKALDIARDHKKVTEQRSIGILIAQMHVVKGELEEGLKKFQELVEENPRDFRPYLCQFLQGIIYSLLDKKEEAAEQFETYRALVPDEFPQREFMDDVMLSATTATREQFQKEFDAEFSSKK; this comes from the exons ATGggttcaacttcagctttctcAGTCTGCTCCAAAATTGAACTTCCCGGACCCAAATTCTCAGGCTACAATGTCCGGCCATCGCCTAAATTTCGATTCACCATGTTTCGGAAGAATTACAACCCAACTTCCAAAAGCTTGATTCATTCAATTTCGAAACATTTCAATTCCCATATTCACGATGCTCTCTTCTCAAAGCTCTCCGAGTGCGACAAACGTTGTTTTCCTGCACTCCAGAGGAATTCATCCAACTATTTCGTTGAAAAACTTGTGGGTTTTCTTGTTTGGTTATTTATCTTCATGGGTTGTTTCAATGTAAGACATGTCGTTGCATTACCTGCTCAGACAAGCGGCAAAAGCCCAGCAATGGATGAAGATAGTGAAGAGGAGATGAGAGAGAGGATCTTGGAGCATGATTCAAGGAATATTGATACTCTGAAAGCTGTTTTGTATGGGAAAATGAGTAGCGGAAAGACAGAGGAGGCTATTAAGTATGTTCTGAGGCTGATTGATCTTGAGCCGGATGAGGTTGAATGGAGGCTTTTGTTGGCTCTTTGTTATGAGAAAATGGGAGAGCTGGAAATGGCTAAAGGATTGTTCATGgaaattttggagaagaaCCCTCTCTTGGTTAGAGCTCTGCAT GGTCTGGCATTAGTGATGCATAAGAACAACGAAGGTCAATCTGTGTTTGAGATACTCAATAAGGCTCTTGATATTGCTCGTGATCACAAAAAGGTTACTGAGCAGAGAAGCATTGGGATACTAATTGCTCAAATGCATGTTGTGAAG GGAGAACTGGAGGAGGGCTTGAAGAAGTTTCAAGAACTTGTTGAGGAGAACCCTCGGGATTTTCGACCCTATCTTTGCCAG TTCTTGCAGGGAATTATATACAGTCTACTGGACAAAAAAGAGGAAGCTGCAGAGCAGTTCGAGACGTATCGGGCTCTTGTGCCTGATGAGTTTCCTCAAAGGGAATTTATGGACGATGTCATGTTGTCAGCTACAACTGCAACACGGGAACAGTTCCAGAAGGAATTTGATGCTGAATTTTCATCCAAGAAGTGa